A stretch of the Planctomycetota bacterium genome encodes the following:
- a CDS encoding ABC transporter permease, protein MNFFRHSGYIWRTAIADVRHRYAGAGAGALWNLLDPLSRIAIYSVVFSQIMSRELRDEAPYAIFLCSALLPWLAFGECISRGTRALISNAQYLRKMPIPESVFVAQVVVAAAIGLVISYALLAIVATIIGFTPTWHWLLLPLPFAMLLLLGFGCALITASIFPFIRDVGEIVNVLLMVGFWSYPIIYVRDILPEGLQGVLPFNPVYPALEATRQLVIQHKMPDPWLWAAGLGWGLAATLLGLAVMRGVRAEIRDVI, encoded by the coding sequence ATGAACTTCTTCCGCCACAGCGGGTACATCTGGCGGACGGCGATCGCGGACGTGCGGCACCGCTACGCGGGCGCGGGGGCCGGCGCCCTGTGGAACCTGCTGGATCCGCTGAGCCGCATCGCGATCTACTCGGTCGTGTTCTCGCAGATCATGTCCCGCGAGCTGCGCGACGAGGCGCCCTACGCCATCTTCCTGTGCAGCGCACTGCTGCCCTGGCTGGCCTTCGGCGAGTGCATCAGCCGCGGCACGCGGGCGCTCATCAGCAACGCGCAGTACCTCCGCAAGATGCCCATCCCCGAGAGCGTGTTCGTCGCGCAGGTCGTCGTCGCGGCGGCCATCGGGCTGGTGATCAGCTACGCGCTGCTCGCCATCGTGGCGACCATCATCGGGTTCACGCCCACCTGGCACTGGCTGCTGCTGCCGCTGCCCTTCGCCATGCTGCTGCTGCTGGGCTTCGGCTGTGCGCTCATCACCGCGTCGATCTTCCCGTTCATCCGCGACGTCGGCGAGATCGTCAACGTGCTGCTCATGGTGGGCTTCTGGTCCTACCCGATCATCTACGTCCGCGACATCCTGCCCGAGGGCCTCCAGGGGGTGCTGCCCTTCAACCCGGTGTATCCGGCGCTCGAGGCGACGCGGCAGCTGGTCATCCAGCACAAGATGCCCGACCCGTGGCTCTGGGCCGCGGGGCTGGGCTGGGGCCTAGCGGCGACGCTCCTTGGCCTGGCGGTCATGCGGGGCGTACGGGCCGAGATCCGCGACGTGATCTAG
- a CDS encoding glycine cleavage T C-terminal barrel domain-containing protein, whose translation MAARTPMADLYERVAATLQPYGSAERGLLVPMAFGEVELEYAALRRGCVVVDLPHHGTLSITGGDRIDFLNNVVTQELKGLQPYATTRSFWLNRKGRIDADLRLCELGDRMLVDVDALVASDTSASLGEFVFAEDVAIEDASDHLHRMALHGPRASALLEAAADTDQAVAMPDGVAIDLAIRGVRVLVEREDATGEPGFVLTVPADDAAVVYRHLFEAGGGGFEQAASGFDPATADDARNDHAFGLRPAGWMAYNIARIEAGWPLFQIDFDTESLPAETAVLRDRVSFTKGCYLGQEVVARMDALGKPKQLLVALHPEPGAEPHLPIEGAEVLRPDEPDGKPVGTVTSSTVSPMLGARPICFAKVRTAHATEGGALLIRVDGVLAPFVVQPRLRSWPMEA comes from the coding sequence ATGGCCGCCCGCACGCCCATGGCCGATCTCTACGAGCGGGTCGCCGCCACCCTCCAGCCCTACGGATCGGCGGAGCGCGGGCTGCTCGTGCCGATGGCCTTCGGCGAGGTCGAGCTGGAGTACGCCGCGCTGCGTCGCGGCTGCGTCGTGGTCGATCTGCCCCATCACGGCACGCTCTCGATCACCGGCGGCGACCGCATCGACTTCCTCAACAACGTGGTCACCCAGGAGCTCAAGGGCCTGCAGCCCTACGCGACCACGCGGTCCTTCTGGCTCAACCGCAAGGGCCGCATCGACGCCGACCTGCGGCTCTGCGAGCTGGGCGACCGCATGCTCGTCGACGTCGACGCGCTCGTTGCATCCGACACATCGGCGAGCCTGGGCGAATTCGTCTTCGCCGAGGACGTGGCTATCGAGGACGCCAGCGACCACCTGCACCGGATGGCGCTGCACGGCCCCCGGGCCTCGGCATTGCTGGAGGCCGCCGCCGATACCGATCAGGCCGTCGCGATGCCCGATGGCGTGGCGATCGACCTGGCCATCCGGGGCGTGCGGGTGCTGGTCGAGCGCGAGGACGCCACCGGCGAGCCGGGCTTCGTGCTCACCGTGCCGGCCGACGATGCCGCCGTCGTCTACCGCCACCTCTTCGAGGCCGGCGGCGGGGGCTTCGAGCAGGCGGCCTCCGGCTTCGACCCCGCCACCGCCGACGATGCACGCAACGACCACGCCTTCGGCCTCCGCCCCGCGGGCTGGATGGCGTACAACATCGCCCGCATCGAGGCCGGCTGGCCGCTCTTCCAGATCGACTTCGATACCGAGTCGCTGCCCGCCGAGACCGCCGTGCTCCGCGACCGGGTCTCGTTCACCAAGGGCTGCTACCTGGGGCAGGAAGTCGTCGCCCGCATGGACGCCCTCGGCAAGCCCAAGCAACTGCTCGTCGCGCTGCACCCCGAGCCCGGCGCCGAGCCGCACCTGCCCATCGAGGGCGCCGAGGTGCTGCGGCCCGACGAGCCGGACGGCAAGCCCGTGGGCACCGTGACCAGCTCGACCGTCAGCCCGATGCTCGGGGCGCGGCCGATCTGCTTCGCCAAGGTCCGCACGGCCCACGCGACCGAGGGCGGCGCGCTGCTCATCCGCGTGGACGGCGTGCTCGCACCCTTCGTGGTCCAGCCGCGGCTGCGGTCCTGGCCCATGGAGGCCTAG
- a CDS encoding M20/M25/M40 family metallo-hydrolase yields the protein MNIDLLKRLCETPGVPGREERVRAVIEDEIDGLFDETRVDALGSLICTRNPRPKGGSKKKTTKKKAVAGRVGGTRRVMLLSHMDEIGFYVSHIDDKGFLRLNPAGGFDTRNLFSRRVLVCTGSGDLKAVMNPGGRPVHIASAEDRNKVPEVKEFFVDTGMPADEVKAKVRIGDYVVMDEPLIEIGTKVVSKALDNRFACWLGIEAVRKLHKSGSGHGCEIVVAFTTQEEVGLRGAKTASYAVQPDIGLGIDVSLSCDTPGVPEPEAVNTQGKGFGLHLQDSSFIADHELAEAIEGIAKKKRIPYQRTILARGGQDGAAAQQAAAGAKAIGIVCGTRYIHTVTEMIDRRDLAAARDVAAAALAAL from the coding sequence CTGAACATCGATCTGCTGAAGCGGCTGTGCGAGACCCCGGGCGTGCCCGGGCGGGAGGAGCGGGTCCGTGCGGTCATCGAGGATGAGATCGACGGGCTCTTCGACGAGACCCGCGTGGATGCGCTTGGCTCGCTGATCTGCACTCGCAACCCGCGACCCAAGGGCGGCAGCAAGAAGAAGACGACCAAGAAGAAGGCCGTCGCGGGCCGGGTGGGCGGCACGCGGCGGGTCATGCTGCTCTCGCACATGGACGAGATCGGCTTCTACGTCAGCCACATCGACGACAAGGGCTTCCTCCGCCTGAACCCCGCGGGCGGCTTCGATACGCGGAACCTCTTCAGCCGCCGGGTGCTGGTATGCACGGGCTCGGGCGACCTCAAGGCCGTGATGAACCCCGGCGGGCGGCCCGTGCACATCGCGTCGGCCGAGGACCGCAACAAGGTGCCCGAGGTCAAGGAGTTCTTCGTCGATACCGGCATGCCCGCCGACGAGGTGAAGGCCAAGGTCCGCATCGGCGACTACGTGGTGATGGACGAGCCGCTGATCGAGATCGGCACCAAGGTCGTCAGCAAGGCGCTGGACAACCGCTTTGCGTGCTGGCTTGGCATCGAGGCCGTCCGCAAGCTGCACAAGAGCGGCTCTGGGCACGGCTGCGAGATCGTGGTCGCGTTTACGACGCAGGAGGAGGTCGGCCTGCGGGGCGCCAAGACGGCGTCGTACGCGGTGCAGCCCGATATCGGCCTGGGCATCGACGTCAGCCTGTCGTGCGACACGCCGGGCGTACCCGAACCCGAGGCCGTGAACACCCAGGGCAAGGGCTTCGGCTTGCACCTGCAGGACAGCAGCTTCATCGCCGACCACGAGCTGGCCGAGGCCATCGAGGGCATCGCCAAGAAGAAGCGGATCCCCTACCAGCGGACGATCCTGGCGCGGGGCGGGCAGGACGGCGCCGCGGCGCAGCAGGCGGCCGCCGGCGCCAAGGCCATCGGCATCGTGTGCGGGACGCGGTACATCCACACGGTGACCGAGATGATCGATCGGCGGGACCTAGCCGCCGCGCGGGACGTCGCCGCCGCCGCCCTCGCGGCGCTCTAG
- a CDS encoding response regulator — protein MPIDKDVLTTGEVAAICKVAPRTVSKWFDSGALPGYRIPGSKDRRIPLASLIDFMRRHRMPLDGLQTGSTRVLIVDGDPAVLDALGQILSEQTDYEVLAAQSSFEAGMLCEKNRPHVLLVDLHLGDGDAQQLLGMVRGNDQLAMTRVVAMSGKLTDGQAQALQNQGFDGFLKKPFPAREALRAIESVASVAA, from the coding sequence ATGCCGATCGATAAGGACGTGCTCACGACCGGCGAGGTGGCGGCGATCTGCAAGGTCGCCCCAAGGACCGTGTCCAAGTGGTTCGATTCCGGGGCCCTGCCCGGTTATCGGATTCCGGGCTCCAAGGACCGCCGCATCCCCCTGGCCTCGCTCATCGACTTCATGCGACGCCACCGCATGCCCCTCGACGGCCTGCAGACCGGCAGCACCCGCGTGCTCATCGTCGACGGCGACCCCGCCGTGCTCGACGCGCTGGGCCAGATCCTCTCCGAGCAAACCGACTACGAGGTCCTGGCCGCCCAGTCGAGCTTCGAGGCCGGCATGCTCTGCGAGAAGAACCGCCCGCACGTCCTGCTCGTTGATCTGCACCTGGGCGACGGCGACGCCCAGCAGCTGCTGGGCATGGTCCGCGGCAACGACCAGCTCGCGATGACCCGCGTCGTCGCCATGAGCGGCAAGCTGACCGATGGTCAGGCCCAGGCCCTCCAGAACCAGGGCTTCGACGGCTTCCTCAAGAAGCCCTTCCCCGCCCGCGAGGCGCTGCGGGCGATCGAGTCGGTCGCCAGCGTCGCTGCCTAG
- a CDS encoding prepilin-type N-terminal cleavage/methylation domain-containing protein, with protein MMRARVRKAFTLVEILIVVVILGILAAIVIPQFTNASEEAQSSSAASQLSTVRNQIELFRVRNNGTAPAIADIFVEEVAGDEPWDGVVNPDYLRAAPVNPRTGTSTLAAGTAAPTSSVAAGDDGWIYDAATGSIWMNGFDEVNQEWIP; from the coding sequence ATGATGCGCGCACGAGTTCGCAAGGCGTTTACGCTGGTCGAGATCCTGATCGTTGTGGTGATCCTGGGCATCCTGGCCGCGATCGTTATTCCGCAGTTCACCAACGCCAGCGAGGAGGCGCAGTCCAGCAGCGCCGCCAGCCAGCTGTCGACGGTGCGCAACCAGATCGAGCTGTTCCGCGTGCGGAACAACGGCACGGCTCCGGCCATCGCCGACATCTTCGTCGAGGAGGTCGCCGGTGACGAGCCGTGGGACGGCGTTGTCAACCCGGACTACCTCCGGGCCGCTCCGGTCAACCCCCGCACCGGCACGTCGACGCTCGCCGCCGGCACCGCCGCTCCGACCAGCTCGGTCGCCGCGGGTGACGATGGCTGGATCTACGACGCCGCCACCGGCTCCATCTGGATGAACGGCTTCGACGAGGTCAACCAGGAATGGATCCCGTAA
- a CDS encoding prepilin-type N-terminal cleavage/methylation domain-containing protein, with product MAAIRPRAFTLVEILIVVVILGILAAIIVPQMVGAQTESQISATLYDLGKIRRHVVAYEARNDAFPEVQAGDGTWGQIVGTSGDYLMSAPINAYVGGGNRGVIILRDSADTAFQTDHGWIFDAAVGEVWAGGFSAQDAPLPK from the coding sequence ATGGCAGCCATCCGCCCCAGAGCATTCACGCTCGTCGAGATCCTCATCGTGGTGGTGATCCTCGGAATACTGGCCGCGATCATCGTGCCGCAGATGGTCGGCGCGCAGACCGAATCGCAGATCAGCGCGACGCTCTACGACCTGGGCAAGATCCGGCGGCACGTGGTGGCCTACGAGGCGCGCAATGATGCCTTCCCCGAGGTTCAGGCCGGCGACGGCACGTGGGGCCAGATCGTCGGCACCAGCGGCGACTACCTGATGTCGGCGCCCATTAATGCCTACGTCGGCGGCGGCAACCGCGGCGTGATCATCCTGCGGGACTCGGCCGACACGGCCTTCCAGACCGACCACGGCTGGATCTTCGACGCGGCGGTGGGCGAGGTGTGGGCCGGCGGCTTCAGCGCTCAGGACGCCCCGCTGCCCAAGTAG
- a CDS encoding GspH/FimT family protein — protein MRRQRSAYTLVEVLVVVTVLGIAAALVVPAMGSAGNLRVQSAVREVVADITFAQSDAVAYQARRAVVFFEGEGRYVVCEVRGATIDPETDALFDRTRPDERYDVIWDNQQTNGAAIIDVDFDGDNVLIFDELGGPVETAAGDRPGAGGEIRIRDASGQTFVIMVEPYTGRVTVERE, from the coding sequence ATGCGTCGCCAACGCTCTGCCTACACGCTGGTCGAGGTGCTCGTCGTCGTGACGGTGCTCGGCATCGCCGCGGCCCTGGTGGTTCCGGCGATGGGATCGGCGGGCAACCTGCGGGTGCAGTCGGCGGTCCGCGAGGTCGTGGCCGACATCACCTTTGCGCAGTCCGACGCGGTGGCCTACCAGGCGCGGCGGGCCGTCGTCTTCTTCGAGGGCGAGGGCCGCTACGTGGTCTGCGAGGTCCGCGGGGCGACGATCGACCCCGAGACCGACGCGCTCTTCGACCGCACCCGGCCCGACGAACGCTACGACGTGATCTGGGACAACCAGCAGACCAACGGGGCGGCGATCATCGACGTCGACTTCGACGGCGACAACGTCCTGATCTTCGACGAGCTGGGTGGCCCGGTCGAGACCGCCGCGGGCGATCGGCCCGGTGCGGGCGGCGAGATCCGCATCCGCGACGCCTCGGGCCAGACCTTCGTGATCATGGTCGAGCCCTACACCGGCCGCGTCACCGTCGAGCGCGAATAG